A genomic segment from Brienomyrus brachyistius isolate T26 chromosome 9, BBRACH_0.4, whole genome shotgun sequence encodes:
- the LOC125748517 gene encoding transmembrane protein 74, whose amino-acid sequence MAALELLYIDKDGREAGLDRTLGSHCHQSSISAGGATRKQHLFNPCERTAVREGQCNSAPRTAPRDGDGVCSQRPREKDTPVCCDGELETSFAYVDENVNLQRASPQPSGKRRHSDVRPEPLQELSLISDDDLSSESSGKVDYGLISAVTFLVTGMSLVAISYAIPREVQADPDSVSAREMERLETESARVGAHLDRCVIAGLCLLTLGGAVLSTLLIISMWKGEMYSRKVLAYSKQSAKLYGSINLRMKSSPDQTSSPLPVDEDNTECID is encoded by the coding sequence ATGGCCGCACTGGAACTTCTGTACATCGACAAAGACGGCAGGGAAGCCGGTCTCGACCGGACTTTAGGTTCCCATTGCCATCAATCAAGCATTTCTGCTGGGGGGGCGACTAGGAAGCAGCATCTGTTCAATCCGTGTGAAAGAACAGCCGTCCGGGAAGGACAATGTAATTCAGCACCAAGGACGGCTCCCCGGGATGGGGACGGAGTGTGCAGCCAGCGGCCGCGAGAGAAGGACACCCCAGTGTGCTGCGATGGGGAGCTGGAGACTTCCTTCGCATACGTGGACGAAAATGTCAACCTGCAGCGGGCCAGTCCGCAACCGTCCGGGAAGAGACGGCACAGCGACGTCCGTCCGGAGCCTTTGCAGGAGCTCTCGCTGATATCCGACGACGATCTGTCCTCCGAGAGCTCGGGCAAAGTGGACTACGGGCTCATCAGCGCCGTGACTTTCCTGGTGACCGGCATGTCGCTAGTAGCCATTTCCTACGCCATCCCTCGCGAAGTGCAGGCGGACCCGGACAGTGTGTCCGCTCGGGAGATGGAGCGGCTGGAGACGGAGAGCGCCCGTGTCGGGGCGCACCTGGACAGGTGCGTGATCGCGGGGCTCTGCCTCCTCACGCTGGGAGGCGCCGTCCTATCCACGCTGCTCATCATCTCCATGTGGAAAGGCGAGATGTACAGCAGAAAGGTCTTGGCTTATTCCAAGCAGTCGGCGAAACTGTACGGCTCAATCAATCTTAGGATGAAATCTAGCCCCGATCAGACCTCCTCACCCCTTCCTGTGGATGAAGACAACACTGAATGTATCGACTGA